A part of Propioniciclava coleopterorum genomic DNA contains:
- a CDS encoding ArdC-like ssDNA-binding domain-containing protein — protein sequence MATRGRRTSGYDREEADAARQATLETMHTQLAEKVTALASGEGWASWLRFANSFHRYSFNNTLLIWAQKPQATMVAGYRAWQALGRQVRRGEQSIKVYGPVTRRDPKLDPQGRPVRDADGKPAMEVRVVGVKPVSVFDVSQTDGDPLPEPPEAKLLTGQAPPGLWDALQSFVEAQGYTVSRGDCGGANGVTMFDTRQVRVRADLDDSAACKTLAHEAGHVVLHHPEQRELFACRGVVEVEAESVAFLVTQAHGLDASQYTFNYVAGWAHQASTPDGPTVEEVVKATGQRVIGATDRILQATQPAPTLVEEALADLSVQVGRPVDAVATTRQLAVDADTSASKPTMTSTPDASGLRAASVPVPAWERVTTPALDGAARDRQALPRQTVGPAPALHR from the coding sequence ATGGCAACGCGTGGTCGAAGGACTTCCGGCTACGACCGGGAGGAGGCGGACGCCGCCCGTCAGGCGACCCTGGAGACGATGCACACCCAACTGGCCGAGAAGGTCACCGCGTTGGCGTCCGGGGAGGGTTGGGCGTCTTGGCTGCGGTTCGCGAACAGCTTCCACCGGTACAGCTTCAACAACACGCTGCTGATCTGGGCGCAGAAGCCGCAGGCGACGATGGTCGCCGGCTATCGCGCCTGGCAGGCCCTCGGCCGCCAGGTCCGCCGCGGTGAGCAGTCGATCAAGGTGTACGGACCCGTCACCCGCCGCGACCCGAAGCTCGACCCGCAGGGCCGGCCCGTACGGGACGCCGACGGCAAGCCGGCGATGGAGGTCCGCGTGGTCGGGGTGAAGCCGGTGAGCGTGTTCGACGTGTCCCAGACCGACGGCGACCCGCTGCCCGAACCGCCCGAGGCGAAGCTGCTGACCGGGCAAGCACCACCGGGCCTGTGGGACGCCCTGCAATCCTTCGTCGAAGCGCAGGGCTACACGGTGTCCCGCGGCGACTGCGGCGGAGCCAACGGGGTCACGATGTTCGACACCCGGCAGGTGCGGGTCCGCGCCGACCTCGACGACTCAGCGGCCTGTAAGACGCTCGCCCACGAGGCCGGTCACGTCGTCCTCCACCACCCGGAGCAACGTGAATTGTTCGCCTGCCGCGGGGTCGTGGAGGTGGAGGCCGAGTCGGTCGCGTTCCTGGTCACTCAGGCCCACGGCCTGGATGCCTCCCAGTACACGTTCAACTACGTGGCCGGCTGGGCCCACCAGGCCTCCACCCCTGACGGGCCGACAGTCGAAGAGGTCGTGAAGGCCACCGGCCAGCGCGTGATCGGGGCCACCGACCGGATTCTTCAAGCCACCCAACCCGCCCCGACCCTCGTCGAGGAGGCCCTGGCCGACCTGTCCGTCCAGGTCGGCCGCCCCGTGGACGCCGTCGCCACCACCCGGCAACTCGCCGTGGACGCCGACACGAGTGCCTCGAAGCCGACGATGACGTCCACCCCCGACGCCTCCGGGTTGCGGGCGGCGTCCGTGCCCGTGCCCGCGTGGGAACGCGTCACGACACCCGCCTTGGACGGCGCCGCGCGGGACCGGCAGGCCTTACCGCGGCAGACCGTGGGCCCGGCGCCGGCGCTGCACCGCTGA
- a CDS encoding type IV secretory system conjugative DNA transfer family protein, whose amino-acid sequence MRTRFDPTQVGWRIGRAWEPRARDLWCPWDRTAGVIGPQGSGKTLDLLTPALLAAPGAALVTLTKVDDLLLTITDRSTDDRPCAVLDPFGLAPGLPELVWDPVQGCVDPMVAERRAKAFTAGTIRGAIHTGSGDSAARFYASEAAKVLQGYLHAAALTGRTLDDVLDWVSRPLSTTEPGEILREHPHAAPYWHGLLHGALHGDDRTSSNTVTTVHQALNLFFQADIRRRCVPSAVRAATDIADIIRRRGTIYLLGREDPYASASPLMTALAEHVLDTALALANTSPWGRLCPPMLASLDELPSTAPLPTLRTRMANERALGISFIYAAQTWRQLAAIFGDQEAKALFGLTNVLVMFGGSKDVAFNQEVSDLVGTVRVPRTTWQTGRGGRSISGEDIPILRGEEIRQLPERQALVIAENSKPIIAKLTRCLDGTPGRTLLERQRAARERVAAARHCQVSADARATAALVAAQRGGLTDGRRTP is encoded by the coding sequence ATGAGGACCCGGTTCGATCCCACCCAAGTCGGTTGGCGGATCGGGCGGGCATGGGAGCCGCGCGCGCGTGACCTGTGGTGCCCGTGGGATCGCACCGCCGGCGTCATCGGCCCCCAAGGCTCCGGCAAGACCCTCGACCTGCTCACCCCTGCCCTCCTCGCCGCCCCCGGCGCCGCCCTCGTCACCCTCACCAAGGTCGACGACCTGCTCCTCACCATCACCGACCGCAGCACCGACGACCGGCCGTGTGCAGTGCTCGACCCGTTCGGCCTCGCCCCAGGACTCCCTGAACTCGTGTGGGACCCCGTGCAGGGGTGCGTCGACCCCATGGTCGCCGAACGCCGAGCCAAAGCATTCACCGCCGGCACCATCCGCGGCGCCATCCACACCGGCAGCGGTGACAGTGCCGCCCGCTTCTACGCCTCCGAAGCCGCCAAAGTCCTCCAAGGCTACCTTCACGCAGCCGCCCTCACCGGCCGCACCCTCGACGACGTCCTCGACTGGGTGTCCAGACCCCTGTCGACCACCGAACCCGGCGAGATCCTCCGCGAACACCCCCACGCCGCCCCCTACTGGCACGGCCTCCTCCACGGCGCCCTCCACGGCGACGACCGGACCTCCAGCAACACCGTCACCACCGTCCACCAAGCCCTCAACCTGTTCTTCCAAGCCGACATCCGCCGCCGCTGCGTCCCCAGCGCGGTCCGGGCCGCAACTGACATCGCGGACATCATCCGACGCCGCGGCACCATCTACCTGCTCGGCCGGGAAGACCCCTACGCTTCGGCGTCCCCGCTGATGACCGCCCTGGCCGAACACGTCCTCGACACCGCCCTCGCGCTGGCCAACACCTCCCCCTGGGGACGCCTCTGCCCTCCGATGCTCGCCTCACTGGATGAGTTGCCGTCGACCGCTCCGCTGCCGACGCTGCGCACACGGATGGCGAACGAGCGCGCCTTGGGGATCTCGTTCATCTACGCCGCCCAAACCTGGCGGCAGCTCGCGGCGATCTTCGGCGACCAGGAAGCCAAGGCCCTGTTCGGCCTCACCAACGTGCTCGTCATGTTCGGCGGCAGCAAGGACGTCGCGTTCAACCAGGAAGTCTCCGACCTCGTTGGCACCGTCCGCGTCCCCCGCACCACGTGGCAAACCGGACGCGGCGGCCGGTCGATCTCGGGGGAGGACATCCCCATCCTGCGCGGCGAGGAAATCCGACAACTCCCCGAACGGCAAGCCCTCGTCATCGCCGAGAACAGCAAACCAATCATCGCCAAACTCACCCGCTGCCTCGACGGCACACCAGGACGCACCCTCCTCGAGCGCCAACGAGCCGCGCGTGAGCGCGTGGCCGCTGCACGCCACTGCCAGGTGTCGGCTGACGCGCGCGCCACCGCAGCCCTCGTCGCAGCCCAGCGCGGCGGCCTCACCGATGGCAGGCGGACACCGTGA
- a CDS encoding ImmA/IrrE family metallo-endopeptidase produces the protein MTDWLSLLRRNDHKAIAQALIDEAEGLDLPYLREEPWGAISEMPTLSILELDTLPGMCGGGGYYDHRSRTIYLHPSGRRRNNFTLLHELGHYVQRRHSEWSMVLLDDVHEGMRRKVEEAVSDHFAAAILLSACEDLDLDPFVTSPALVASVLFSNSMASRSAALRHVGDVLRHGAKWVLAVADLEGRVIYAQCTYDQFPPKKGMVQPGFSRLAEEARDGLVRRAFSEGMVYQGGRELHEMKAEAVLDFEGTHVFVALTPIHRFGQGKIERVWHSCSNHGCETEDFAPDALTEWCTGTCREPKCPTCGRCRCGGRSGAHQCPNCWIEVTAYEAAHNLHEC, from the coding sequence GTGACCGACTGGCTGTCGCTCCTCCGCAGGAACGACCACAAGGCCATCGCCCAGGCGTTGATCGATGAGGCGGAAGGGCTGGATCTGCCGTATCTGCGGGAGGAGCCCTGGGGAGCCATCTCTGAGATGCCGACGCTCAGCATCTTGGAGCTGGACACCCTGCCAGGCATGTGCGGTGGGGGCGGGTACTACGACCACCGATCGAGGACCATTTACCTTCACCCGTCCGGCCGTCGTCGCAACAACTTCACCCTTCTTCATGAACTGGGGCACTACGTTCAACGTCGGCATTCAGAATGGTCGATGGTGCTCCTTGACGACGTCCACGAAGGGATGCGACGCAAGGTGGAGGAGGCCGTCAGTGACCACTTCGCGGCCGCGATCCTGCTGAGTGCATGCGAGGACCTGGACCTCGACCCCTTCGTCACGTCGCCAGCGTTGGTCGCATCGGTCCTCTTCTCTAACTCCATGGCATCCCGCTCTGCGGCGCTCCGCCATGTGGGAGACGTCCTCCGGCATGGGGCCAAGTGGGTTTTGGCTGTGGCCGACCTCGAAGGGCGGGTCATCTACGCACAGTGCACCTACGACCAATTCCCGCCCAAGAAGGGCATGGTGCAGCCGGGGTTCTCCCGGCTGGCTGAGGAGGCACGAGATGGCCTTGTTCGCCGCGCCTTCTCCGAGGGGATGGTCTACCAAGGCGGCAGAGAATTGCACGAGATGAAGGCTGAGGCCGTCCTCGACTTCGAGGGAACCCACGTGTTTGTCGCGCTCACGCCGATCCACCGGTTCGGTCAAGGGAAGATCGAGCGCGTGTGGCACTCGTGCTCCAATCATGGCTGCGAGACTGAGGACTTCGCCCCCGATGCGCTCACCGAGTGGTGCACTGGAACCTGCCGGGAACCGAAGTGCCCCACCTGCGGCCGGTGCCGATGTGGGGGACGCTCTGGCGCGCATCAGTGCCCGAACTGCTGGATAGAAGTCACTGCCTACGAGGCCGCGCACAACCTCCACGAGTGCTGA
- a CDS encoding IS256 family transposase produces MLDELAREGARRMLAAALQAEVAAYIELHADQVDEHGHRLVVRNGSHAAREVATAAGAVPVQAPRVNDKRIDEATGQRMRFASAILPALARKSPQVADVLPLLYLHGLSSGDFAPALEQFCGSAAGLSAATITRLTGQWQDEADAFGKRSLRDVDYVYVWVDGIHVKVRLEQDKICLLVMIGVRADGHKELIALADGFRESSESWADLLRDCKRRGMRAPVLAAEDGALGFWRAVRDVFPDTKEQRCWFHKTGNVLAALPKSAHPNAKKALAEIYNAEDKTHAQTAAKAFAAEYGAKWPKAAAKITDDLDVLLAFYDYPAEHWVHLRTTNPIESTFATVRLRQRVTKGPGSRAAGIAMAFKLIEAAQARWRMVNAPHLVALVRAGVPFTNGKQVERPDQSDPQPNAA; encoded by the coding sequence ATGCTGGACGAGTTGGCTCGCGAGGGGGCCCGGCGGATGCTCGCTGCGGCGTTGCAGGCCGAGGTGGCCGCCTACATCGAGCTGCACGCCGACCAGGTCGACGAACACGGGCACCGGCTGGTGGTCCGTAACGGCTCCCACGCGGCCCGTGAGGTGGCCACCGCTGCGGGGGCGGTGCCGGTCCAGGCACCCCGGGTCAACGACAAGCGCATCGATGAGGCGACCGGGCAGCGGATGCGGTTCGCGTCGGCGATCCTGCCCGCGTTGGCACGTAAGTCGCCGCAGGTCGCGGACGTGCTGCCCTTGTTGTACCTGCACGGCCTGTCCAGTGGCGACTTCGCGCCGGCGTTGGAGCAGTTCTGCGGGTCGGCGGCCGGCCTGTCTGCGGCGACGATCACCCGGCTCACCGGCCAGTGGCAAGACGAGGCGGACGCGTTCGGTAAGCGCAGCCTGCGTGACGTCGACTACGTGTACGTGTGGGTCGACGGGATCCACGTGAAGGTCCGCTTGGAGCAGGACAAGATCTGCCTGCTGGTGATGATCGGGGTCCGCGCCGATGGCCACAAGGAGCTGATCGCGCTCGCCGACGGGTTCCGGGAGTCGTCGGAATCATGGGCGGACCTGCTCCGCGACTGCAAACGCCGCGGGATGCGGGCTCCCGTGCTGGCCGCCGAGGACGGTGCCCTCGGATTCTGGCGGGCCGTCCGGGACGTGTTCCCCGACACCAAGGAACAACGCTGCTGGTTCCACAAGACTGGCAACGTCCTGGCCGCCCTGCCGAAGTCGGCCCACCCGAACGCGAAGAAGGCCCTCGCCGAGATCTACAACGCCGAAGACAAGACCCACGCCCAGACGGCGGCCAAGGCGTTCGCCGCCGAGTACGGCGCCAAGTGGCCCAAAGCAGCCGCGAAGATCACCGACGACCTCGACGTGCTCCTCGCGTTCTACGACTACCCGGCCGAGCACTGGGTCCATCTGCGGACCACGAACCCGATCGAGTCGACGTTCGCGACCGTCCGGCTACGTCAACGCGTCACCAAGGGCCCCGGCTCGAGAGCCGCTGGCATAGCGATGGCGTTCAAGCTCATCGAAGCCGCCCAGGCCCGGTGGCGCATGGTGAACGCACCCCACCTGGTCGCGCTCGTCCGCGCCGGCGTCCCCTTCACCAACGGCAAACAGGTCGAACGACCCGACCAATCGGACCCCCAACCGAACGCCGCCTAA
- a CDS encoding helix-turn-helix domain-containing protein, whose protein sequence is MSRGSIMSRDIGERVRLLRVASGRSQTALSESLGLKGNTIVSKVETGRMPVDRELAASFASALDCSVEFLMRPYEPGLATKPWLRAYADASAKVVEQVLGDNLLAHEFMSWSRMQWVPDILPLFDGDPNDEDAIESFADHVRSIADIPEGDVVRNAVRATERLGCIVLPLDSELGRHLGLSQRVNGRPFIRLSRAWNTDHSHHVPGDRQRFTVSHELGHLALHAEVPPPMTPEEAKRLEKQAHRFAAAFLAPAGPLLEDWASLGGRVTLSVLQQLKARWGVAIKMLVVRFRQLGVIDEDHSRSLYRQISARGWNTAEPVEVSNETPIWLDKALEKAFPRVTRDQTLSAAAEHYGVAAFHLARWTLWEVPPEVPTIIPRADTQAREPHPEVNAGKLIQMRPRGQRQQGGIW, encoded by the coding sequence ATGAGCCGCGGATCGATCATGAGTCGGGACATTGGAGAGCGGGTTCGACTGCTCCGCGTTGCCAGCGGACGATCTCAGACCGCACTCAGCGAGTCACTCGGACTCAAGGGAAACACGATCGTGTCCAAGGTCGAAACGGGCCGCATGCCTGTCGACCGAGAACTCGCTGCCTCCTTTGCCTCGGCACTTGACTGCTCGGTTGAGTTCCTCATGCGTCCCTACGAACCGGGTCTAGCGACGAAGCCCTGGCTCCGCGCCTACGCTGACGCGTCCGCCAAGGTTGTCGAACAGGTCCTCGGGGACAACCTCTTGGCTCACGAGTTCATGTCCTGGTCCAGGATGCAATGGGTCCCTGACATCTTGCCTCTATTCGACGGTGATCCCAACGACGAGGACGCCATTGAATCCTTTGCAGACCACGTGCGCAGCATCGCGGACATCCCAGAAGGTGACGTTGTCAGGAACGCGGTCCGCGCCACCGAGCGGCTCGGGTGCATCGTCCTCCCGCTCGACTCAGAACTCGGTCGGCATCTTGGCCTATCGCAGCGCGTCAACGGTCGGCCCTTTATTCGGCTTAGCCGTGCTTGGAACACAGACCACTCGCACCACGTCCCTGGAGATCGCCAGAGGTTCACCGTCTCCCACGAACTCGGCCACTTGGCGCTGCACGCTGAGGTCCCGCCACCGATGACACCTGAGGAGGCCAAGCGCCTCGAGAAGCAGGCTCATCGATTCGCTGCCGCATTCCTAGCTCCTGCGGGGCCCCTACTGGAGGACTGGGCAAGTCTGGGCGGCAGAGTGACTCTGAGCGTGCTGCAACAGCTCAAAGCCAGGTGGGGTGTCGCGATCAAGATGCTCGTGGTGCGTTTCCGACAGCTCGGAGTCATCGACGAAGACCATTCCCGGAGCCTCTACAGACAGATCTCCGCAAGGGGCTGGAACACGGCAGAGCCGGTCGAAGTGTCGAACGAGACACCCATCTGGCTCGACAAGGCCCTCGAGAAGGCCTTCCCGCGAGTCACTAGGGATCAAACCCTCAGCGCTGCTGCCGAACACTACGGAGTAGCTGCTTTCCACCTCGCCCGCTGGACCCTGTGGGAGGTTCCACCGGAAGTTCCCACGATCATTCCCCGCGCGGACACCCAGGCCCGCGAACCACATCCTGAGGTCAACGCCGGCAAGTTGATCCAGATGCGTCCCAGGGGCCAACGGCAGCAAGGCGGAATCTGGTGA